The following nucleotide sequence is from Citrus sinensis cultivar Valencia sweet orange chromosome 6, DVS_A1.0, whole genome shotgun sequence.
AAAACAGTTTTGATGGCTCGAGGGTCAAGTTTACTTCTATTATGGTCATGAATATGGACAAATGCTGTGCAACCAAAAATTCTTAATGGAAGTGTATTAGACTTAGAGACATGTGGGTAGGTTTTTGAAAGAACAGATAAAGGGGTTTCAAAATTGATAGGACGACTTGGTATACGATTTATGAGATAGGTAGCAGTGAGGATAGCATCCCCCCACAAGTACTTTGGGATATGCATGGTAAACATGAGTGCCCGAGCTACCTCTAACAAATGACGATTTTTTCTTTCCGatactccattttgttgtggagtatCAACACAAGAGCTTTGATGTTGAATTCCATTTTCTAACAAATAATCACCAAGAATGGAATTGAAATATTCTTTTCCATTGTCAGTTCTTAGAACACGAATTTGGCTTTGAAATTGAGTTTGAATCATTTTGTGAAAAACTTTGAATATGTGACTGGCTTCAGATTTGTTATGTAGGAGATAAACCCATGTAACCCGTGTGTGATCGTCTATAAATGTAAGAAACCATCTTTTCCTATGGCAAGTTGTAATTTTTGAAGGTCCCCATATGTCACTGTGGATCAAAGAGAATGGAGTGGAAGGAATGTAAACCTTTGGAGAAAAGGACATGCGAGTATGTTTAGCTAATTGGCAAATTTCACActcaaaagaaacaatatttttattatcaaacaAAGACGGAAATAGACGTTTTAGATATAAAAAACTAGGATGGCCAAACCTATGATGCCATAACATTATTTCATTAGTACTAGAAACAGATGTAGAAGCAACACcagacaaaaaaatttgttgactCTTTGGGTGATCATCATTAAAGTAATAAAGACCATCATGAATCCTAGCACTGCCAATCGTCTTCCCCGATGATAGGTCCTGAAATTGACAAGAAGAAGACAAGAAATTAGCAACACAATGATTGTCACGTGTGATTTTGCTAACAGAGATCAGGTTGCATTTTAGGGCAGGGACGTGGAAGACAGATTTGAGGATTAAATTTGGAGATAGTTTTATGTCACCAATTCCAACTACTAGTGTAAAAGATCCATCAGCAATTTTAACAGTGATATGTTTAGAACAAGGGACATAAGAGTGAAAACAATTAGAGCTACCTGTCATATGATCAGAGGCCCCGGAATCAATTATCCAAGGGTCTGTAGATTGAATCATTGATTGGGAATTTAGGACAGAGTAGAGTTTACCAGATTTGGCAACAGAACATGATCCACTGGTGGAGTTTGCATAGTTGGGTGGATGGGTCTGAGAGGCATTGACAGAAGATAAATTGAGAAGTTTGCATAGTTGGTCAATTTGTTCCTTGCTGAACGGAATAGATGCACCAGAGTGGTCTTGATTGGATTGGGTATGGTGTGCACATccgtcatttttttttcgagGCTGCCAATTTGCTGGTTTCCCATGAATCTCCCAACACTTGTCCCGAGTATGTCCAGGTCGATTACAATGATCACACCATGGTCGCTTGTTCGAACGATGATCAGGATGCTGCTGTCCATTTGAGTGAGTTTTAGTAGTCATTAAGGCTGATACTTCTGGTGCAGATGGAGGTACAGATTTGTCATCCGAGAGCATCACCTTTCGCCTAGCTTCCTCACGTCGTACTTCTGCGAAGGCTTCGTCAGTAGAAGGAAAAGGCTTTTGAGCCATCACTCGGCCCCGTACCTCATCTAGATTTCTATTAAGACCAGCAAGGAAATCAAatactctttctttttcaaggtTATGCTTTTGCTTGACACTGCACTCAGCACAAAATGAGTCATCTTCAAAAAACAGATCTAATTCTTGCCAAAGATCTTGGAGGTCAGAAAAATATTGGGTGACAGAGTTGGAACCCTGTTTCATCTCCTTCAATTTTGAACGAATCTCAAAAATCTGAGAAGCATTCCCAAGATCAGAGTACATCCGTCGAGCTGCATCCCACACATCTTTGGCTGTCTTGAACCAGAGATAACGACGACTAATCTGTGGTTCCATCGAATTGATGAGCCATGCAAGAACAATAGAATTTTCAGACAGCCATGTCTTGTACAATGGGTCAGTTGTCTTGGGAGCAGGGAGTTCACCAGTGATGTAGCCCAGTTTACCACGCCCACAAATCACAATCTTGACTGACTGTGCCCATTGTAGGTAGTTTCTACCATTTAATTTGTGGGCTGTAATATGAAGAGATGCATCGCTTCCGGAAAGAGAAGCAATTGGGATGGAACTAGGCTCAGCCATAGATTGGCTAGATGTTGAAGATCCGGTATTGTCACCAGATGAgatgtcgacttcttttccagCCATAAGAGACAATTAGTCCttaggctctgataccatgtaaATTCACAGATTAGAATGAATAATTTCTGTATTTTATTGATGAGAATTACTCCTCTTTAAATAGATTACAGGAGAATAAATCAAATCCCACAAAATCAGAGCTATAACAGCTAGAAATCTAATTCTAAGGAAACAAATCAGTAAACCTATTTAAGGAAATAAATCTTGCCAAATAACATAGATCCTAATATATACAATTCTAATTATGTATAATTCTGATTTCATCCACAATAACTCTCTCAGAGAAGGATAATTctcagaaaaaggaaagaagctATTGAACATTGTTGCATAAAGAATCTGTCACTAAAATCGTGCAATTGGCATTCTGTTGCTTTGGATAGTTAACTTGATACGACAAGTGAGAAGGATAATTctcagaaaaaggaaagaagctATTGAACATTGTTGCATAAAGAATCTGTCACTAAAATCGTGCAATTGGCATTCTGTTGCTTTGGATAGTTAACTTGATACGACAAGTGAGACATGAGAGACCAGGCTATATCTTCAAAAGCATCCCCCCACAATTATATTGAGAGATTGCATTCTTTTGTATGGAAAGGTGTTaatatttcaacaatttttaaaaaactaaatatcGTTGTGCACAAAAAAAGGgcacaattattaaattcaaacatttggTTTAATTGGTAAAATCACTCAGGTGGGACAGCAGGTCTATGTTCAAGTTATATTCACACTAGGGTTGGCCAGTGGTTGGTTTACATTCATGTAATATTTAGAACGAAGACAACCATGCTATCAGCAGGAAAATCAAATCACatgtaaaattcaataatcatGGTTGAGTAGATGAGAAGGAGATTAAGGCATAAAACCAAGATGAAAATGGGAAACTAAGGCATATACACTATTCTACTGTCATCAAGCATGTCATGTCTTAGGAAGAGAATAAGAACCTTGCACAAACTAAAACCGGACCCAATAGAAATGAATTTTCAAGTTTCCTCAAGGTGACATCTTCAGGATCTGCACAAGCAATTTACATTTGTTTTAAAGGCTGTATAAAAAGGTAAACATTTCATAATGCTCCACAAGGAACAAAACCAAATACACTCACACAAGGACATACCAGCGAAAAAGGTAGGACTTGCCACAAGAGTGCCAGTTGTATGAGCTGTATAAAATAGAGTGTGTATATATGAGGTAGAAGGCGATAGCGCCTCTTCAAGGCCAGCCGACAAACTTCTTCACACTAAGAAATAGAACTTACATTACTTTTAGATACTCAAGTTGACATCAAATAAACCCAAACACAACCAATTGTCACCaggaacaaaaattaaagtaaatgttAGAGTAGGTGGTAAATCTCACTTGTTTAAtgcaaaaaaattgatagaaaTTAAATGCAATTATTGGCTTTTAGCCATCAGTTTAAGTTTGACCAAGTAATCTATTGTTCGAATCCTCTCGTTGTCATTAAAAAACGTTTTTTGCAGTTATTAAGATTCGTggtgtttttcttttggttgacATGCAAAAGCACATCAACAAAACTGTGCATTTTGTTCTTTGTTGCGTTTAGTTCACATGCCTTGCATTATAGGAGGTGTGTAAGTAGTTCAATTCTATTGTTGGGTCCTTCACCTATCAGCTTTACCATAGATCTCCTCAGATCTAACTCAATGGACATAGCATATAGTTTGATCAAACAACCTCTTGGTTGTGCCTTGACATCATTCTTCTTGAGGACACGAAGTAGATATAACTTAAAGTTTATGCAAGGTACTACACCGGGGTTGTCACCACAATTAGTGAGATCTTTCGACTAGTCAATGTTTAGTTTATGTACTTTGATCAAGCATGCATATTCACAGGAAACAGTAAGATCGACTAagctctaaataaattaaggtaGTACTTAATAAGCAAAGAAAGCAGATTAAATCGGTTTTCATTTAGTTAGTCAGTGTCATCCTGCTTAAATATTTTTGCTGCCCCATTGCCCAGAAATAGAACATTTCATAAAATCTGAcatttcaagattttttttcatacataCCACAAGCTCTCATATGATTTGTAACTTTTTATTGTGCTTAAGAGAGgcaattgatttgttttccaaatataaaagaaatgtttctAAAGTGTTCTTTCAGTCATAATTAGCCTTTTAACATATAATTGGGCCTTTTCAGTCATCAATAATAGGAAAGCAATTTCATTCTATATAACCTGTAGTACTTACAAGAATCCACTCATTCAAGTTTCAAACAGAAAAAGGTTATAATAACAACACTAGAGCAGAACAAAACCTCTTCCCCAAAAGACCAAGGCGCATGGTCAATAGTGTCGGTTTCAGAGTGCCCGCGGCAAAAAGGAAACATGGCACCTATACCCATCCACCGTCCAAAAAGTCTAGGTGTTGCATTTCCAGCAAATCCACCAATATCAGGTCCTGAATGTGGCCGACCACTAAGTCcctaatacaaattaaatcatttatgAGAACATAGAAGATGTCAGAAAGAAataaccccaaaaaaaaaagaaaaaaaaatgttgccACCAAGTAATTCAGTTCAAAAATTGGGAACCAAGACAAATAGTTCTGCAAAGCCAGCTGTGTGTTAAGATAATGTCAGATGTCAGAATTGTATCCAAATACAAACTTAAGCAAATATCTTTAGGACACATTGTTTCAAAGTTAAACAAAGGCTTGCATTAGTATGTTTTCTGGCTGACAGACTCATAGCCTAAGactaataaacaaaaagtCATAGAGAAGCAAGATAATGCCAAAAGACTATAGCCAGGCACAAATAATTACTGTAAGCCTGCATTGATATGATACTAAAATTGATGAAAGCGACGTATCACGAAGTGTTGTGCAGATCCAgcaaagtgttttttttttttaattttttttggtggggggAAGGAATAGGAGACGCAGCTTAATTACTTGAAGCAGGATTGAAAGAGGGAAAACACGACCTCATGGTTTACTCCAAGAACCCTATTGATTGAAGATGATGAAAGATCGCTCATCATCCAAATAAAACCATCACAAAGCTCTAGAATTCTAGGTAGCATATAAATTTCATGCCCTAGCTGAAggaaaaagatgattaacAGGGACTGCGGAATTGGTATAATGAGGCAGTCAAGGGTATTTGGTTATGAAGAACTAGTATAATTTGATaggtgaaaataaaaagtctaaAGAAAGATCGAAGGCAAAAAAGTTGAATACCTTTAATAAGaagaatgagaaaataaatttcttttgggaaaCAAAGAAACTTATACTAAAAAGAAGGGATATACAAAGAATTAAGTGAGTTCACAAAAAAAGAACTCCTAAAAGATCACAAAAATGTTGTATCCAATTCTAAACTGATAAGCTTTCCGATAAAAGCATAGGATCTTTAGGACTAAATTgtatcaaaacaaataaagcaaacccaaaattcaaaaaataaattcaggaCCCCTTCCCAAGTTAGATCTATGATGAATTAGAAGATTAAGACAAAACAACGTTGATCTAAGATTCTGCTTAATGGTTGGTTCCACAGTTTTCAGGTTTTAGACAAAGCAAAAGATAACTATTAATACTCTTGAAAGAGAGCACAAACCAAACTTCTTATCCGCATACATCATTCATACAGCACTTAAGTCTTCCTTAAAAAGAAAGTGTAAAGATTGCTCAGAGAGACAAAAGCATCACCTATAGCAGGGGGAAAAGGCATAAATTATTTAGGCCATAAAGCGTTTAGCTCATTAGTACTTTgtgaaaacagaaaaaatgaACAACTGAACACTTACCAATTGAAGTACCATGGATATACTCATATGAAGGCGCTCCCAATTTGAAACGTTATCTCCTGTCCATGTGGCAGCATATCTTTGACTACCAATAAATCCAGCTCTGGTGAGAACAAAAGGACGCTTATCTTTATCAGCTAACTTCATGCCTTCATATGTTGATCTTGCCATTAGCAAGCCATAAACCTAAGTTTGGCAGCCCATGTTAATAACGGCCATCATGGGAATAACCATTCACACATGGGTTGGCACTACATTGCGGGCAAAATAGCATAACCAAAGAGATCTATGCACGTACAAACTAATAGCAAAAGAGATTACATGTAAGAAGAAAGCCACCAGATTAGGGTTGAAAAATTATACGTTGTGATAGTACGAGTGATTTTGACAACCtccaatttcatcatccccTCTGTGGATGTTGCTCTCAGGCATTGTCTTTGTTACAGactgaaaaaaagaaagaaagtagtAAGACCACATACAAATAAAAGAGCATGCGCATGCATAggaataaatttaagaataacCTTAAAGACAGCTGGCTCGTTCATATCATTCCATATACCATCAACTCCATTATAAATGAAATCCTTAACTAAAGAGGCCCACCAGGAACGAACTTTTGATTGTGTATAATCAGGGAAAACACAAGGCCCAGGCCACACCTCCCCTGAAACAAGGACATTGGTGACTTTAACAcctcaaaaaattaatttaaagaatcaGCTTCATCAAATAAAGAGAAGTACCAATAAAAGGCGTCCCATCTGCTTTCTGAATCCAGACATCAATTTTAGAGCCGCTATCATACACAAAATAGCCATCTTCATGTTTAATTCCTGGATCAAGCATCCAGATTGCTTTGAAACCATTAAGGTGGAGATCCGTGGCCAAAGATTTTGGATCTGGGAAACGCTCctaaaagaaatcaatataAGTCACTCCCCATGTCAATGATTATAGTGTTCTCACATAATGGGTATTATACAGCTATATAATAGCAACGCCTTGCCAGCAGACATGTCCttataacaaaaaaacatCAGTGTGGATATTGTTAAGTTCAAAAAGGTTGTCCATAACCAAGTTTTTGTCCTAGCAGATCTTAGGCCAGCAAATCAACAAAGggaccatttttttttttaatttatatactaACCTTCATGAGAGGAATTAGTTTcagatatttttaatattactgcATCTCGAGCACATTGAAATGAAACTGAAGATCTAGCAACTACTCTACTTAATCAATTTTTGGAAGTCTAAACGAACTAACGAAACTCCTTCTCTGGGtcgatattttctttttactgctTTAATGaatgttatttgattttaagttataataaattaatggtgCAATAGACACATCATCCAGAAATATCATTAAGAAAGAACATGCCTTGTCAAAAGTGAAACAACGAAATCCATCCATGTAGTCGATATCCATCCATATAACATCACGCGGTATACCATTCTCACGAAATGTCCCGCAAATCTGAATATATAATGGATTAATAATCAGaaaagcacaaaataaaatgtataatAGAAGATATAGAAAGCACAATGGTGATCATAACTTTAGGAATAACAATTTTTCAGaattttgttgttcttctaaaaaagaagcaaatcaggaagaaaattcattgggaaaaagagaaagagccAACCTCACAAACTCTCTTATCAGAATAATAGCTCCAGCGACATTGGTGGTAACCTAAGGACCATTTTGGTGGCACAAACATGGTCCCTAGTAAGAAAAATCAACAATTACAAAGTATGAGCTGAAGCCATATGTTATTGTTCTTGTGGACAGCTTTTTCACTTTTGTAAACccataaatgtaaataaaaatagaaatttcttttctttaaagaagaataaattttaaaaaaaaattgtgaagatgacacattaaaaataaaaagacccAGGAAGCTCTTGAAACACTAGCATAACTGCTACAATGCAGCTCCTGTGAAGAATGAAGATGGACAAGTATGCAAAATTCCATAACTATTCATTATTTCCATCATTGCTCTGTTTAACTGGAGGCCTCTATCTATTTCATCAATGATAATTCACGGACTCAAACGATGAAAAAAGCTCATAACAGATCATTATAGgtcattaaattatattaatgggAGCTTGATTATGTTATAATTCAGGGACTCAAACGATGAAACAAGGTCATAACAGATCATTATAAGTCATGAAAGTATATTAATGGGAGTTTGGTTCTGTTTCTCAAATAGATTTTATgtttccaaaaacaaaaagtataaTTTTACTAGGAGTGGTGTTTTCTAGAAACCAATTTgtacaacaaaaaatgaaattatagcTAGAATTTTggaattatgaaaatgaattaactccaaaagataaataataacattaacaataatataaaaatctcattttcaagAATACCAAATACGTtctccaattttaatttgtgaaaaaaattatagcagTCATAACCAAAAGCATTCTTTGATCAAGTAAACATCATTTGAAGAACATCAACTGTCATTTTCATAAGTAGGTTTGAGAActgttttttaaaatgatacgAAACACACTTTTAGCCACTCCGTCCATTAAGCTTGATTAAAGAAGGattgcttttatatttttaggatTACTCTTATTATTGTATTAACAGAGAAGCTTTTAGAGCAAAGTATATATATCTAAATACCTCAACAAAACACAGAATTCAACTCATGCATCACTCAAGGaagagttaaaagaaaaatagatacCCTTTAAACCACAAAAAACAAAGgaacatattatatgtattatgTTTCCtgattcaaaatgaaaatcatgaAAGAGCAAACTGTGACAGAGGAAGTTATCTTGACATCATAAAAACTTGACAAGGACATGGAGCACTTCAAGAAGAGAAAGCTTGGTCCGGGAGATTACCAACTGCATGAGAAAGAGAAACCAGAACAGCAGTAGGAGAAGTGAAAGGACCAAATGTAATAACAGGATATGAGGATGGAGCAATGAACTGTATTGTTGATTCTTTCCTCAGATCAATCTGCAGGAGAATAAATACAGAGGAATGTTAGGATAGATCAATGTGGATTACCACAAAAGTTCATAATAAGTTAACTTTTTACTCAATAAGCATTCAACAACCCCACCCCAACCCCACTCCCTCTCTCATTTTGGCGCCTACTTAATTAAAGGGTAAATACAATGAAGCTCCTGGAGTTTTAGTCTGAAATCAAGCTGCTCCACACTTTTTTCATGTTTCTCATTTAACTTCCCATTACAATCCATCAATTTCCTCAACTGACAAACAATAGAATGCTGAAAAAAACCAATTAATCAAtctaagaaataaaatacagcagaaaaaacaaaagtaagcTTTGGAAATTAGGAGCAAATATGAGAGTCACTATAGGCTAGTTTTGAGAGAAATCTGAAGTATATTCGCTTTAGTCCAACCACGGCCACGTGTGAAGACTGGGAAAAAGACCTTAAAGCTGCTTTGTTTTAGGCCAAGAGTCAAAGAGTTGAATAATATTTACCCTTTAATTAATGAGATTCGAAACACAAAACAAGCACACAATGGACCAAAAAACAACTCAAAAGCAAGACATCATGACTTTCCATGCCATGTTAAAACTAAACAACATTACAATTCAAACATTTAACCTCACAAGAAAAAAAGCCCCAGCAGTAATACTTAAACAAGTTTAAGTTCACAAGAAAGCCACACCGCACATCAACGTGTTGTGTCAGCAAGAACCCCCAATGCCTCTCCATTCGGAAGAACAGCAAGCACCCAAGGATGCGACTGACACAAAGACGTTGTTCCAGTACCATAGCCGGACGAGTCCGTGTTCCGTGTAAAAATCTACAGGCAAAAAGATCACCACATTGTAGTTGAACAAGTAAATAAGGGCTCACTGCacatcatatttaaaaaataaaaaatagacaGGAACTCACTCTCTTTCCCGTCCGCTCTAGCTGACCACTAACTTCCCCAGTTCCATACAATGAGGTACCAGCAGGAAACTAAAATCCGAACcaaaagccatcaaattaattaagcttgaaaaaaaaaaaaaaaagacaagcattactaaagaaattaagaaaatgcaATGTCCGCAGAGAGTGGACCTCAAGTTTGACTATCTGTTGACCGTGAACACATTGATAAGTGGGAGTGTATAAAGGGCGCGTGCGAGTCGAGATTGGCGTGTCCCTATCGTTTCCATTCACAAACCAGAGACTCGGATACGCTGCTTGACGATCACTCGCCGAACAATCGAACCGGAAAACTCCCTACCAGTTACCATACAATTTGGTAATAAACACGTCAGAAatctaatcaatttaatattacaGATGCAAATCTaccaaaagaaagaaataaaaccaaacaaaatgCATAATCATT
It contains:
- the LOC127903081 gene encoding uncharacterized protein LOC127903081 yields the protein MREGIDLRKESTIQFIAPSSYPVITFGPFTSPTAVLVSLSHAVGTMFVPPKWSLGYHQCRWSYYSDKRVCEICGTFRENGIPRDVIWMDIDYMDGFRCFTFDKERFPDPKSLATDLHLNGFKAIWMLDPGIKHEDGYFVYDSGSKIDVWIQKADGTPFIGEVWPGPCVFPDYTQSKVRSWWASLVKDFIYNGVDGIWNDMNEPAVFKSVTKTMPESNIHRGDDEIGGCQNHSYYHNVYGLLMARSTYEGMKLADKDKRPFVLTRAGFIGSQRYAATWTGDNVSNWERLHMSISMVLQLGLSGRPHSGPDIGGFAGNATPRLFGRWMGIGAMFPFCRGHSETDTIDHAPWSFGEEVLFCSSVVIITFFCLKLE
- the LOC127902991 gene encoding uncharacterized protein LOC127902991, coding for MVRCWGVFRFDCSASDRQAAYPSLWFVNGNDRDTPISTRTRPLYTPTYQCVHGQQIVKLEFPAGTSLYGTGEVSGQLERTGKRIFTRNTDSSGYGTGTTSLCQSHPWVLAVLPNGEALGVLADTTR